The Armatimonadota bacterium genome includes the window AAACAGATAGGCACGGGCGTGATGATGTACGTGCAGGACTACGACGAGACTTTCCCGTACAACAGGTTTGTTGGTAATGGGGGCGCAACGTGGTCTAACTGGAAGTACGGGATCTTCCCGTATGTAAAGAACCTTCAGGTGTATGAATGCCCCAACGCGAAGGCGCAAATCTCCCGAATGCTTGGCGACAACGTGAACGCCTGGAGAGGTTCGCCGATGGATGAGACCTGGGCTCACTGCCACCCCAGTTCGCCATGGCTGCGTAACGACCCGCTGTGCGATATCCCGCGCAGCCAGAACCTGTGGTTCCCTCGCGGCTACACAGTCAACGGTGCAGTGTTCAACCTGGCAGCCTACCAGTCTGGCTATGCAGATACTCCCAGGAAACTGGCGGACATCGATGTGCCCGCTGAGACCATCTGGCTGCAAGACGGTAAGAACTACGAGCCTGATACCGGTCCCTGGGCGTTGGTTCGCTGCTGGTGTAATCCGCCTGGTGACCCGTTCGGTGGCGATGTGCCTGCGGCAGGGTCGCCTTGTCTGGATGGCAAGGTGCGCCAGTATGGCTGGCTGGTCAACCATCTGAAAGGCGTGCACTTCGTGTTTGCAGATGGGCACGTGAAGTGGACGCGGGTGCAGGGTGCAATTTCTAATAACCTGTGGAAGTGGACCTGCTTCCGGCGCCCGGGCGAGCGCACGTTCCCTTACGACGGCTACGATAACAACGTGTACAACTGCAGGCAGCCCGATCCGGATACCTGCCGCAACGTTGCACAGTTACTGGTGGCCGGCGAGTACAGGTAGTGCTCAACATATCCACGCCCCTCTCCCGGCGCCGCGGGAGAGGGGTTTTTTGCTACTCTCGCTTACGTGCCCGCTTCTTGGCATCCAGTAACCTGCCGATTTGCTCGCTGGAGGTGGACGGCTGAGGTGAGGCAGGGTGAGAAGCGGTAGTTTCAACAGCAGCGACCTCTTCCGCAGGAGACGAAGATGCGGTCGTGGTGGGAGGGGCGTATCTCTCGCGCAATCGCTCTTTGCGCTGCAGGAGCCTTGATGTTGCGGAAGCGTGGGCGGGTGTCTCGCGTCTCAAGTGGAAACGCGCTAACGCACGTGCCCATACTTGCTGCCACTCAGGCAACACCTCCGCCTGCCACACGATGCGCCTCAGCGCAACGTCCACCGGCAGCAGCAACAACGCCACAAATAGCAGGGGGATGCTCGCTTCCGAGGGCACGCGCACCGGAGCGCGTTGAGCACCGAAAATATCCTGCGGCGACGGCCGTTGTCTGCCTCCGGTGAGGCGCGCTATCTGTTCCAGTAAGGCGGTGTTGCTCTTCAGGTCGCGATATTCGGGCGAATAGGCAACGGTATCGGTTCCGGTGCTGACTGCTATGGTGCCGTTGGGCAGGCGATACTGTACGGCAACTACGTATGTTCCGTAACCGCGTGCATCGAAGGCGGCTTCGTAGCGAGTGGCGCCCGTTTGCGATAGCACCAGCGGAATCGCCTGGCCGGTCGGGGCAATCAGTTTGGCGGTCAGCGAGCGCAGGTTTGCGTTCTCGCTGGCAGGTTGTTGCAGAAGGTCCACGCTCACGTATCCCTTCCCACCCGAGATGTTCACCGTTGTGCGCACATCGTCGGCTGGCAGGCTACGCAGGATGGTGCGCATGGTACGCGCGGCGAAGGCGGGGAAGTCCGCCCATCTGACCCATTGCGCACACCATTTCGCGCGCCCATCCGAAGTGAACACCATACTGCGCCCGACGCCATACTGCCACACCGCAAAGACAGGGTCGTCCTTGTGCGAGAGCAAACCGATCTGCGCTCCCGGCTTGGCAGTGGTGGTGTTGTAGCCGAGTAACGGTGGTGAACTCTCCCAGTTCAAGCCCGACACGATTTCGTTGCCGGTGTAGCGTACATAGAACGGCTCCTCGATATATTGCGCTTTGCTGGCAATCATCGCCTCTTTGGTGAAGATTTGGGGCAGGTTCGCCATGCGGTCGGTGTAGTAGTAGCGTCCGCCGCCCGCCTTCGCCAGCTGCTGCAGGAAAGCCTCATCCTTACCGTGACCGAAACAGACAACGGTAACGGTGATGCCTGCCTGACGCAGTTTGGCTGCAAGCGGAATCGCTCCTTCCTGATCGTCGCAGTCGTCGCCGTCCGCAAGCACAATCATGTGCTTCAGTTTGGCTCGGCTGACCTGCATCAGCTTCGCCCCCGCCTCCATGCCGGGGCGCACATAGATACCACCCCCACCTGGTTGGAAGGCAGCGATAGCACGCAGAATCTGCTCTTTCTTCTCGCCCACCCGCCACATCGGCACCACTGCGCGGCAGTCGGAACCGGCAGCGATAACGCCTACCTCGTCCTGTGCGGTCAGGAAGCGCACCACTGTGGCTGCGGCGCGGTTCGCCAGCTCCATCTTGGTAGTTCCGCCTTCCGGCATTGCCATACTGCCCGAATCGTCTATTACCAATACAATGCCCACACTGGGAAAAGAGTGGTACTTGCGCACGTCCATCGACACAGGCAGAGCCTCTTCTACAGGCGTTTCAAAGTAGCCTCCCGCGCCGAAGCTGTCTTCACCGCCTACCATACCCAGCCCGATGCCCAACTCGCGCGTGGCGGTCTGCAGGGCGCGCATAGTTGGGATGCCCAGTTCATAGGCGGGCACGTTGTGTAGAATCACTGCGTCGTACGCCTGCAGTTGCGCCGGTTGTGTCTTCATTCCCTGCGGATCGACCACCTCTACACGGATCCGTTGTGACTGTGCGGCGATGGACAGCGGGGTGGGGTTTCCGCTGTCGGTAACATACAGCACGCGCGGCGTGCCCTGCACACGTACGTAGCCCGCACCGCGATTGTTCTGGGGATAGGTATCTACCGGAGCCATCATCGACACCTGGTAGCGATACTGACCCGCGCTGTCCTCGCGGTGCGTCAAGCGCACTAGGTTCTTGCCGCGCTTTAGCGCTACCGTCTGCGTCTTCACAGGCTGTCCGTCCCGCAGCA containing:
- a CDS encoding VWA domain-containing protein; the protein is MPVEFAHPWMLLLLAVLPAFWWVHRHSLAALPHWQKQASLGLRLLLVTLIILALAGIRWVRTTTAQAVFFVVDGSASVEPQQRETSLRFIREAVRHMREDDMAGVIVFGSDPQVVTSLSARPDLSRVPASSSPEMTDIGRAISLALAAFPENAGKQIVLFSDGNANTGDTAAQALQAASRGVKVHVVPFPREVHTEALVERVQVPTLVKEGEPFDMRVWIQSTHEQSAELTLLRDGQPVKTQTVALKRGKNLVRLTHREDSAGQYRYQVSMMAPVDTYPQNNRGAGYVRVQGTPRVLYVTDSGNPTPLSIAAQSQRIRVEVVDPQGMKTQPAQLQAYDAVILHNVPAYELGIPTMRALQTATRELGIGLGMVGGEDSFGAGGYFETPVEEALPVSMDVRKYHSFPSVGIVLVIDDSGSMAMPEGGTTKMELANRAAATVVRFLTAQDEVGVIAAGSDCRAVVPMWRVGEKKEQILRAIAAFQPGGGGIYVRPGMEAGAKLMQVSRAKLKHMIVLADGDDCDDQEGAIPLAAKLRQAGITVTVVCFGHGKDEAFLQQLAKAGGGRYYYTDRMANLPQIFTKEAMIASKAQYIEEPFYVRYTGNEIVSGLNWESSPPLLGYNTTTAKPGAQIGLLSHKDDPVFAVWQYGVGRSMVFTSDGRAKWCAQWVRWADFPAFAARTMRTILRSLPADDVRTTVNISGGKGYVSVDLLQQPASENANLRSLTAKLIAPTGQAIPLVLSQTGATRYEAAFDARGYGTYVVAVQYRLPNGTIAVSTGTDTVAYSPEYRDLKSNTALLEQIARLTGGRQRPSPQDIFGAQRAPVRVPSEASIPLLFVALLLLPVDVALRRIVWQAEVLPEWQQVWARALARFHLRRETPAHASATSRLLQRKERLRERYAPPTTTASSSPAEEVAAVETTASHPASPQPSTSSEQIGRLLDAKKRARKRE